The Oncorhynchus nerka isolate Pitt River linkage group LG5, Oner_Uvic_2.0, whole genome shotgun sequence nucleotide sequence GTTTCAGtaaccctggtctctctctcctctctcatcaatCTTTCAGGGCTTCATTGAGATGGAGAGGTCTTCGGATGCAACAAAGGCTTTAAGAGAGCTGCGTTATGATGGCTGTAAATTATACGGCCAGAGGGTGACCATCCTGCGGTCTCAGAAATACAAGAGATTAATAACAGGGTAGGTGTATGCTCTGCTAAACAGACTTTTAACACACTCTGTCCCATCCCTTGTGGGAACCACTGATAATTgatgtttctctgtctcttctgataGAAAATATCCCCGTCTGATCATATTTTATGTACAGTGATTCTGCCTATCTGTCTTACAAGGTAAATGTTTCTAAACTTATAGTTCTGGACTAAAAAGGAATGATCTTATTTTGTCAGGTGGAAACCTGAATCAGACTCTGATTCTGAAAGTGATCAGAAGAAAGATCACAGGAATAGTAGAAGCAGCAGCAGGATAAGGAGATGGATCAGCAGTCACTCAAAGTCAGCAGCTAAGGACAAGGAGACGAAAGAGGAGGACGAGGAAACGAAAGAGGAGGACAAGGAGACGAAAGAGGAGGACGAGGAAACGAAAGAGGAGGACGAGGAAACgaaagaggaggacgaggagacgaaagaggaggacgaggagacgaaagaggaggacgaggagacGAAAGGAGGAGAGACGAaaagaggaggacgaggagacaaaagaggaggacgaagagacgaaagaggaggacgaggagacGGCACGACAAGTACACTCCGAACAGCGTAGTAAACAATCGTCTGATCCAGCCAAACACtttcacatggacagaggagcGTCTAAATTGAATACTGACAAATTCTCCAACAGTGAAGACCAAAACAATGCCCCTGtctctgctgctgaggatgagaAGCGGGCCTGTAGCACCGAGGACAATGTCGAAACCAAGATGGAGGATAATGTGGAAAGAGGACCAGATTACGTGAAGACTGGTATGGAGTCATCATTCCAGCCCAACAACCCAGTGGGTAAGTGTTTTGATGTGATTTATAGCCTCACTGCATTCTCatggtagcctggtcccagatctatcgCTCCTTttatagcctgatcccagatctgttgtctcctgctatagcctggtcccagatattttgtctccttctatagcctggtcccagatctattggctccttctatagcctggtcccagatctgttgtctccttctatagcctggtcccagatctgatgtCTCctgctatagcctggtcccagatctatagtctccttctatagcctggtcccagatctatagtctccttctatagcctggtcccagatctgatgtCTCctgctatagcctggtcccagatcttttgtctccttctatagcctggtcccagatctgatgtCTCctgctatagcctggtcccagatcttttgtctccttctatagcctggtcccagatctgatgtctccttctatagcctggtcccagatctgttgtctccttctatagcctggtctcagatctgttgtctccttctatagcctggtctcagatctgatGTCTCCTGCTATAGccaggtcccagatctgttgtctccttctatagcctggtcccagatctgatgtCTCctgctatagcctggtcccagatctgatgtCTCCTGCTATAGCCAGGTCCCAGATCTATTggctccttctatagcctggtcccagatctattggctccttctatagcctggtcccagatctgttgtctccttctatagcctggtcccagatctattggctccttctatagcctggtcccagatctgatgtCTCCTgctatagcctggtctcagatctgttgtctcctgctatagcctggtctcagatctgttgtctccttctatagccaggtcccagatctgttgtctcctgctatagcctggtctcagatctgttgtctcctgcTATAGCCTGGTCTGTTTGTGCTCTTGTCAACTCCATGGCATGACAATCCCATAAACAGTTGGCAAGAGTGTAGAAACCAACAGGCACCCTGGCTACTGTCTTGGCCCCTTTCAAGAATAATGACTAAATTACCTTTTTAGACTTGTCTGGGCCACTTTCATCACTGAAACAACTTTTATTTGTTTGCTTTGAAAACACTACCAAGTGCAACAATTAACCGTAGTAAGAAGCATTGTCTTTATGAAGTACAGTACTATGTTTTCTAACAAATTTTTGTGTTTTTTACAGGAAGGGAATTCATTACACCTGTCATGGGCTATTTCTGCAACCTGTGTCAAGTAGTCTATGTCAATGAGGATGAAGCAAAGAACCAACACTGCAGCAGCCTCTGTCACTATCTGAAGTTTATGGTAAGTCACCAGAATCCTGTTGAATCTCATCAGAATCATCTCACTTTTgaggcggcaagtagcctagtggttatagcgttgggtcagtaaccgaaaggttgctggatcgaatcccccgagttgacaaggtaaaaatggttatagcgttgggtcagtaaccgaaaggttgctggatcgaatcccccgagttgacaaggtaaaaatctgtcactctgc carries:
- the LOC135571850 gene encoding matrin-3-like encodes the protein MIQELSATGSEQGEKRDGEDQKADASYVDEEEHDFPEGHENHITLGALKQDSSADGQDNQSIYEPRRRSKRKPSGRDQTPGRVIYVKNLPRGFYTDNDFLKIVKGFGRVHRYYLHGNGEEGFIEMERSSDATKALRELRYDGCKLYGQRVTILRSQKYKRLITGWKPESDSDSESDQKKDHRNSRSSSRIRRWISSHSKSAAKDKETKEEDEETKEEDKETKEEDEETKEEDEETKEEDEETKEEDEETKEEDEETKGGETKRGGRGDKRGGRRDERGGRGDGTTNQNNAPVSAAEDEKRACSTEDNVETKMEDNVERGPDYVKTGMESSFQPNNPVGREFITPVMGYFCNLCQVVYVNEDEAKNQHCSSLCHYLKFMHISPIPNGDSQTDTSHRASQIDTSHRASQPDRHHSSGQTDRHLSSVRHTTKMESKGV